The proteins below come from a single Antennarius striatus isolate MH-2024 chromosome 18, ASM4005453v1, whole genome shotgun sequence genomic window:
- the gjc2 gene encoding gap junction gamma-2 protein — MSWSFLTRLLEEIHNHSTFVGKVWLTVLIIFRIVLTAVGGESIYSDEQSKFTCNTKQPGCDNVCYDAFAPLSHVRFWVFQIIMISTPSIMYMGYAIHKIARSSDMEKNKLKRLHKKPLPHSRWREAHQLEDVLEEDEDDDAEPMIYSNTLEVEEAKPEAVSSTSKGQPKHDGRRKIMQEGLMRIYVFQLMSRAIFEIAFLVGQYLLYGFRVSPSYVCNRVPCPHRVDCFISRPTEKTIFLLIMYVVSCLCLVLNVCEMLHLGIGTFRDTLRLKRKRGHRTPYGYPFSRNIPASPQGYNLVMKTEKPARIPNSLVTHEQNVANKDHEQQCTSPDENIPSDLASLHRHLRVAQEQLDMAFQTYQTKNNQQTSRASSPVSGASMAEQNRVNTVQEKQGARPKSSTEKSATIVKNGKTSVWI, encoded by the coding sequence ATGAGCTGGAGCTTTCTTACTCGTCTTTTGGAAGAGATCCACAACCACTCCACATTTGTGGGGAAAGTGTGGCTGACCGTGCTCATCATCTTCCGCATTGTTCTCACGGCAGTCGGAGGCGAGTCCATCTACTCAGACGAGCAGTCCAAGTTCACCTGCAACACCAAGCAGCCAGGTTGTGACAATGTCTGCTATGATGCCTTTGCCCCTCTCTCGCATGTACGATTCTGGGTCTTCCAGATCATCATGATTTCTACCCCTTCCATAATGTACATGGGATATGCCATCCACAAGATAGCCCGAAGTTCAGACATGGAGAAAAATAAACTCAAGAGGCTCCACAAGAAGCCTCTTCCTCACTCCAGATGGAGAGAAGCTCACCAACTGGAAGATGTTttagaagaggatgaagatgatgatgcaGAGCCCATGATCTATAGCAATAcactggaggtggaggaggcaaAGCCTGAAGCTGTGAGCAGCACCAGTAAAGGCCAACCAAAGCATGATGGTCGCCGTAAAATTATGCAGGAAGGCCTGATGAGAATCTATGTTTTTCAGCTGATGTCTCGAGCTATTTTTGAAATTGCTTTCCTTGTAGGACAGTATCTCCTTTATGGTTTTCGAGTTAGCCCATCATATGTATGCAACAGGGTCCCTTGTCCACACAGAGTGGACTGCTTCATCTCCAGGCCCACGGAAAAAACAATCTTCCTCCTTATCATGTATGTGGTAAGCTGTCTTTGTCTTGTGCTAAATGTTTGTGAGATGCTTCACTTGGGAATTGGCACTTTTCGAGATACCCTTCGcttaaagaggaagaggggcCATCGTACACCTTATGGCTATCCATTCTCTCGCAACATCCCAGCCTCCCCTCAAGGGTACAACCTCgtaatgaaaacagaaaaacctgcCAGGATCCCCAACAGCCTCGTCACCCACGAACAGAACGTAGCTAATAAGGATCACGAGCAGCAGTGCACCAGCCCAGATGAGAACATACCATCTGATCTGGCCAGCCTACATCGGCACCTACGGGTTGCCCAGGAACAGCTCGATATGGCCTTTCAAACAtatcaaaccaaaaacaaccagCAAACCTCCAGAGCCAGTAGTCCTGTGTCTGGAGCTTCC